A single Natranaerobius thermophilus JW/NM-WN-LF DNA region contains:
- a CDS encoding 2-oxoacid:ferredoxin oxidoreductase subunit beta, giving the protein MSTHLRKYLRLDKIPHIWCPGCGHGIILNSLIRGIHEVGLKQENTVIVSGIGCSSRAPGYLNFNTLHTTHGRALAFATGVKHSNPDLNVIVLTGDGDSAAIGGNHLIHAARRNINITTIVFNNNIYGMTSGQYSPMTPTDAIATTSPYGNVEKSFDLCNMVKSAGATFVGRGATFNTKQLIQLVSGALSHNGFSFVEALSQCPTYYGRRNNLKSAIDMLKWQKDNSVSVKAYDKLPEEKKEGKIVLGELFRDDSIPEYTDRYAEMVKNVQKRS; this is encoded by the coding sequence GGGCACGGAATTATTTTAAATAGTTTAATAAGGGGCATCCACGAAGTTGGCCTAAAACAGGAAAACACGGTAATTGTTTCAGGAATCGGCTGTTCTTCCCGGGCACCAGGTTATCTGAATTTCAACACTCTTCATACTACTCACGGCAGGGCTTTAGCCTTTGCCACAGGTGTGAAACACTCCAATCCAGATTTGAATGTGATAGTTCTTACTGGTGATGGAGATAGTGCGGCCATTGGTGGAAATCATTTAATCCATGCTGCTCGGAGAAATATAAATATTACCACAATTGTCTTTAACAATAATATTTACGGAATGACTAGTGGACAGTATTCTCCAATGACTCCGACAGATGCCATAGCAACCACTTCCCCCTACGGAAATGTAGAAAAGTCTTTTGACCTCTGCAATATGGTGAAATCAGCAGGAGCCACTTTCGTAGGTCGGGGAGCCACCTTTAATACTAAACAATTAATACAGCTTGTTTCAGGAGCCCTCAGTCATAATGGCTTTTCCTTTGTAGAAGCTTTAAGCCAGTGTCCCACATATTACGGTAGAAGAAATAATTTAAAATCGGCTATTGATATGTTGAAATGGCAAAAAGATAACTCTGTCAGTGTCAAGGCTTATGATAAACTTCCGGAAGAAAAGAAAGAGGGTAAAATTGTACTAGGTGAACTCTTCCGTGACGATTCCATCCCAGAATACACTGACAGGTATGCGGAAATGGTCAAAAATGTACAGAAAAGGAGTTGA
- a CDS encoding 2-oxoacid:acceptor oxidoreductase family protein, with protein sequence MSRWELRLSGSGGQGLILSGIILASAATKQGKNVIQTQSYGPEARGGASKAEVVISDDEIDYPEVTSPNFLLTLTEEAFYKYKEDISSDCKVLVDSQLNVDDSDLSNLDLYTLPFLETAEKELKRKIVANMVALGATVYFTQVVSHDHMKEAISNYVPQGTEELNWEAFQKGYQLAKEKDN encoded by the coding sequence ATGAGTAGATGGGAGCTAAGATTAAGTGGTTCAGGTGGCCAAGGACTAATTTTATCAGGTATCATTTTAGCTTCTGCTGCCACAAAACAAGGAAAAAACGTAATTCAAACTCAAAGTTATGGTCCAGAAGCTAGAGGTGGTGCAAGTAAAGCGGAAGTTGTCATCAGTGACGATGAGATCGATTATCCTGAAGTTACAAGTCCTAACTTTTTACTTACTTTAACGGAAGAGGCATTTTATAAATATAAAGAAGATATATCTTCTGATTGTAAAGTGCTTGTGGATAGCCAATTAAATGTGGATGACAGTGACCTGTCTAACCTTGATTTGTATACCTTACCTTTTCTTGAAACTGCCGAGAAGGAACTTAAAAGAAAAATTGTTGCCAATATGGTGGCTCTAGGTGCTACTGTTTATTTCACTCAAGTCGTCTCCCATGATCATATGAAAGAAGCAATTTCAAATTATGTTCCTCAGGGAACCGAGGAACTTAACTGGGAAGCCTTTCAAAAAGGCTATCAGCTAGCAAAAGAAAAGGATAACTAA
- a CDS encoding Glu/Leu/Phe/Val family dehydrogenase, which produces MSENLNIYHIVQRQIKEAVEMLGVDFTVYEILKQPQNVLEVSFPIKMDDGSIKVFRGLRSQHCDVLGPYKGGLRFHPTVEMDESKALSMWMTFKCAVVGVPYGGAKGGVECNPKDLSQREMERLSRGFIKKIANFVGPEKDIPAPDVYTNPQVMAWMMDEFSNVRGYNNFGLITGKPIIVGGSKGRSEATGRGCVYVTREAVKEMDWNMEDMRVVVQGFGNAGRIAAKLLHDMGATIVGTNDSIAGVYNKEGINPYDLENFKEETGSVKDYPGSEHVTNDELLTADCDILIPAALENQITQANAGQIKAKIISEAANGPTTPDADKILYENGILTIPDILANAGGVTVSYFEWVQNLQNFYWTEDEVNNRMEEMMVSAFKNCFKAREGYGVHMRTAAYLVAIQRLANAMKIRGWLN; this is translated from the coding sequence ATGTCTGAAAACCTAAACATTTATCACATTGTCCAGAGGCAAATAAAAGAAGCCGTGGAAATGTTAGGGGTTGACTTTACTGTATATGAAATCCTGAAACAGCCTCAAAATGTATTAGAAGTATCTTTCCCCATCAAAATGGATGATGGTTCAATAAAAGTTTTCAGAGGCCTAAGATCACAGCACTGTGACGTTTTAGGACCATACAAAGGTGGTCTTAGATTTCATCCAACTGTAGAAATGGATGAGTCCAAAGCCTTATCAATGTGGATGACCTTTAAATGTGCCGTGGTAGGAGTTCCTTATGGTGGCGCCAAAGGTGGAGTTGAATGTAACCCTAAGGATCTGAGCCAGCGGGAAATGGAACGGCTCAGCCGTGGTTTCATTAAAAAAATAGCAAACTTTGTAGGGCCTGAAAAAGATATTCCGGCCCCGGATGTTTATACTAATCCCCAGGTAATGGCCTGGATGATGGACGAATTTAGTAATGTAAGAGGATATAATAACTTTGGCTTAATTACAGGAAAGCCAATCATAGTCGGAGGTTCTAAAGGTAGAAGTGAAGCTACGGGTCGTGGTTGCGTTTATGTAACCAGGGAAGCTGTTAAAGAAATGGATTGGAACATGGAAGATATGAGAGTTGTAGTTCAAGGATTCGGGAATGCTGGACGGATCGCAGCTAAACTACTACACGATATGGGAGCTACTATAGTTGGCACCAACGATTCAATCGCAGGAGTATATAATAAAGAAGGAATTAACCCTTATGATTTAGAAAACTTTAAGGAGGAGACTGGATCTGTAAAAGATTATCCTGGCTCAGAGCATGTTACTAATGACGAACTATTGACTGCAGATTGTGATATTTTAATCCCTGCAGCTTTGGAAAACCAAATTACTCAAGCTAATGCAGGGCAAATTAAAGCTAAAATTATTTCTGAAGCAGCCAATGGACCTACTACACCAGATGCTGATAAAATATTGTATGAAAATGGTATACTAACAATACCAGATATATTAGCTAACGCTGGTGGCGTGACAGTTAGTTACTTCGAATGGGTACAAAACTTACAGAATTTCTACTGGACGGAAGATGAAGTGAATAATAGAATGGAAGAGATGATGGTCAGTGCATTCAAAAACTGCTTTAAAGCCAGAGAAGGATATGGAGTACACATGAGGACAGCTGCTTATCTAGTAGCTATTCAAAGATTGGCTAATGCTATGAAAATTCGAGGATGGTTAAACTAA
- a CDS encoding acyl-CoA mutase large subunit family protein, whose amino-acid sequence MTTNKRDQKELEQQYQNWKDGTLKKALDRFPERKEEFTTVSNIPVDPVYTPLNEDTDYSEDLGFPGEYPFTRGVQPTMYRGRFWTMRQYAGFASARETNKRFRYLLDQGQTGLSVAFDLPTQIGYDSDHAMAQGEVGKVGVAVDSLEDMEILLDQIPLDKVSTSMTINAPAAVLLAMYIAIGEKQGIPKEKLAGTIQNDILKEYVARGTYIFPPEPSMRLITDIIKYCSKEVPRWNTISISGYHIREAGSNAIQEIAFTIANGLAYVDAALESGLDIDEFAPRLSFFFNSHLDFFEEIAKFRAARRLWAKLMKERYGAQNPKSMKMRFHTQTAGCTLTAQQPNNNIVRVTLQALAAVLGGTQSLHTNSRDEALSLPTEESVQIALRTQQIIANESGVADTVDPIGGSYYVESLTNQLEEEAQKLIDKIDDLGGAPKAIEQGFIQKEIQYSAYEWQKSVEEEEQIIVGLNKYQVEEEFDLTTHKVDQSVADDQRKRLKDLRDKRDNDTVENKLSELKKAANGDDNLMPYIIDAVKEYATLGEICGALREVFGEYEADSYI is encoded by the coding sequence TTGACCACTAATAAGAGGGATCAAAAAGAACTTGAACAACAGTACCAAAACTGGAAAGACGGAACCTTAAAAAAAGCTTTGGATCGTTTTCCTGAACGAAAAGAAGAATTCACCACTGTCTCCAATATACCAGTTGACCCAGTTTATACCCCTTTAAATGAAGATACAGATTATTCAGAAGATCTAGGTTTCCCAGGCGAGTATCCCTTTACAAGAGGTGTCCAGCCAACAATGTACAGGGGACGTTTCTGGACCATGCGCCAGTACGCAGGTTTTGCCTCAGCCCGGGAAACTAATAAACGTTTTAGATATTTATTAGATCAGGGGCAAACTGGATTGAGCGTGGCCTTTGATTTGCCAACACAGATCGGTTATGATTCTGATCATGCCATGGCGCAAGGTGAAGTGGGTAAAGTTGGAGTTGCCGTAGATTCTCTTGAAGATATGGAAATACTTTTAGATCAGATACCCCTAGACAAAGTCAGTACATCAATGACTATTAACGCACCGGCTGCGGTCTTATTAGCAATGTATATAGCCATTGGTGAAAAACAAGGTATTCCTAAGGAAAAATTAGCAGGTACCATTCAAAATGACATTTTAAAGGAATATGTGGCCCGAGGGACATATATATTCCCGCCAGAACCTTCAATGCGGCTAATTACAGATATTATTAAATATTGCAGTAAAGAAGTTCCAAGATGGAATACCATTAGTATTAGCGGTTACCATATAAGGGAAGCGGGAAGTAATGCTATACAGGAGATCGCCTTTACTATCGCAAATGGCTTGGCTTATGTAGATGCCGCCTTAGAGAGTGGTTTGGATATTGATGAATTTGCCCCTAGATTGTCATTTTTCTTCAACTCTCACCTGGACTTCTTTGAAGAAATTGCTAAGTTCCGTGCTGCAAGAAGACTATGGGCCAAGCTAATGAAAGAACGATATGGCGCCCAAAACCCCAAGAGTATGAAAATGAGATTTCACACTCAAACGGCTGGTTGTACTTTAACAGCTCAGCAACCAAATAACAATATTGTTAGAGTAACTCTACAGGCTCTAGCTGCAGTATTAGGTGGCACTCAATCACTACATACCAATTCAAGGGATGAAGCTCTATCACTTCCCACAGAAGAATCTGTGCAAATAGCTTTAAGAACTCAGCAGATTATCGCAAATGAAAGTGGTGTAGCAGATACTGTTGATCCAATAGGTGGTAGTTACTATGTTGAATCCCTTACTAATCAATTAGAAGAAGAAGCTCAAAAATTAATTGATAAGATAGATGATTTAGGTGGTGCTCCTAAAGCCATTGAACAAGGATTTATCCAGAAAGAAATACAATACAGCGCCTATGAATGGCAAAAATCTGTCGAAGAAGAAGAACAGATAATTGTGGGACTTAACAAATATCAGGTTGAAGAAGAGTTTGACCTGACAACTCATAAAGTTGATCAAAGTGTGGCAGATGATCAGCGTAAAAGATTAAAAGATCTGCGCGATAAACGAGATAATGATACAGTTGAAAACAAATTGAGTGAATTAAAGAAAGCTGCCAATGGTGATGACAATCTAATGCCGTATATCATCGATGCAGTTAAAGAATATGCTACCCTTGGCGAAATTTGTGGAGCTTTACGAGAAGTATTTGGAGAATATGAAGCTGACAGCTATATCTAA
- a CDS encoding cobalamin B12-binding domain-containing protein, producing MSPKRVVVAKPGLDGHDRGAKFIARALRDAGMEVIYTGLRQTPEQIASITLQEDAQVLALSCLSGAHNELFPQIVSMLKDEGAEDVLVLGGGIIPEEDIPYLKEQGVAEVFTPGTTSQEIIDFIEKNVDNKEVSS from the coding sequence TTGTCTCCCAAAAGAGTGGTTGTGGCAAAACCAGGTTTAGATGGACATGATAGAGGTGCGAAATTTATCGCAAGAGCCTTAAGAGATGCAGGAATGGAAGTAATTTATACTGGGCTTAGACAAACTCCAGAACAAATAGCATCTATTACATTACAGGAAGATGCTCAAGTTTTGGCATTAAGCTGCTTATCCGGTGCTCATAATGAGTTATTTCCCCAGATTGTATCTATGTTGAAGGATGAAGGTGCAGAAGATGTCTTGGTCTTAGGAGGGGGGATTATTCCTGAAGAAGATATCCCTTATCTGAAAGAACAAGGAGTAGCAGAAGTATTTACTCCAGGTACTACTAGTCAGGAAATTATTGACTTTATAGAGAAAAATGTGGATAATAAGGAGGTATCTTCATGA
- the mce gene encoding methylmalonyl-CoA epimerase, which yields MIDKLDHIGIAVKDLQEALDFYENQLQIEATGTEEVSEQKVKVAFLPVGDTKLELLEGTTEDSPINKFIEKKGAGVQHIALRVDDIEQSLEDLKSKGVKLIDEKPRYGAGGAKIAFVHPKSTGGTLIELCEREE from the coding sequence ATGATTGATAAACTAGATCATATTGGTATTGCAGTGAAAGATCTGCAAGAAGCCCTGGACTTTTATGAAAATCAATTACAAATTGAAGCTACCGGCACGGAAGAGGTTTCCGAACAAAAAGTCAAAGTGGCTTTCTTACCTGTAGGTGATACAAAATTGGAATTACTGGAGGGGACTACAGAAGACAGCCCCATAAATAAGTTTATTGAGAAAAAAGGTGCTGGTGTCCAACATATAGCCCTTCGCGTGGACGACATAGAACAAAGCTTGGAAGACTTAAAATCAAAAGGTGTTAAGCTGATTGATGAAAAGCCAAGATATGGTGCAGGTGGGGCAAAGATTGCCTTTGTACATCCAAAAAGTACGGGTGGCACTTTAATAGAGCTTTGCGAGCGTGAAGAATAA
- a CDS encoding acyl-CoA carboxylase subunit beta, with amino-acid sequence MATNDKDKLEMLQEEKEKISKGGGEKRIAKQHEKGKLTARERIENFLDNGSFVELNAFVKHRQTQLGMDKKEAPGEGVVTGYGTVDGRLVYVFAQDFTVLGGTLGEMHAYKICDAMDRAAKVGAPFIGLNDSGGARIQEGVDALKGYGNIFYRNTIYSGVIPQISAIMGPCAGGAVYSPALTDFVFMVRDTSQMFITGPQVIKTVTGEEVSFEELGGADTHNSKSGVGHFAADNDEDCLAQIRELLSFIPSNNAEDPPAVEPSDDPNRKEEDLKDIIPENPNKPYDVRDVITRITDDGYFFEIQESYAQNIIIGFSRLNGRTVGIIANQPAHLAGCLDINASDKASRFIRFCDSFNIPIVTFQDVPGYLPGTDQEHGGIIRHGAKLLYAYSEATVPKITVILRKSYGGSYLAMCSKSLQADVVYAYPSAEIAVMGPEGAANIIFKKDIENSDDPENTRQEKISEYREQFANPYVAASRGRVDDIIDPKETRPRLIYALETLQTKREQRPSKKHGNIPV; translated from the coding sequence ATGGCAACTAATGATAAAGACAAATTGGAAATGTTACAGGAAGAAAAAGAAAAGATATCTAAAGGCGGAGGAGAAAAACGGATCGCTAAACAGCATGAAAAAGGAAAATTAACAGCTCGAGAGCGCATAGAAAACTTTCTAGATAATGGAAGTTTTGTCGAATTGAACGCCTTTGTCAAGCATCGACAAACCCAATTGGGAATGGACAAAAAAGAAGCTCCTGGTGAAGGAGTTGTTACTGGATACGGAACTGTAGATGGGCGTTTAGTCTACGTTTTTGCTCAAGACTTTACAGTTCTTGGTGGAACTTTGGGTGAAATGCATGCGTATAAAATATGTGATGCCATGGATCGGGCTGCTAAAGTAGGTGCTCCTTTCATCGGTTTAAATGATTCTGGAGGGGCCCGTATTCAAGAAGGGGTAGATGCGCTTAAAGGTTATGGCAATATTTTCTACCGAAACACTATTTATTCCGGAGTTATACCGCAAATTTCCGCAATTATGGGTCCTTGTGCTGGAGGGGCTGTATACTCACCAGCCTTGACAGACTTTGTGTTTATGGTAAGAGACACCAGTCAAATGTTTATTACAGGCCCCCAAGTAATTAAAACAGTTACTGGTGAAGAGGTGTCTTTTGAAGAGCTAGGCGGTGCCGATACCCATAATTCAAAAAGCGGTGTGGGTCATTTTGCTGCTGATAATGATGAAGACTGTCTGGCACAAATCCGGGAATTGCTTAGCTTTATTCCATCAAATAATGCTGAAGATCCACCAGCTGTGGAGCCTAGTGATGATCCCAACCGCAAAGAAGAAGATTTAAAAGATATAATCCCGGAAAATCCTAATAAACCTTATGATGTACGAGACGTTATTACCAGAATTACAGATGATGGCTATTTCTTTGAAATTCAAGAAAGTTATGCCCAAAACATAATAATTGGATTTTCGCGTTTGAATGGCCGGACGGTAGGTATTATAGCAAATCAACCTGCTCATCTGGCTGGTTGTTTGGATATTAATGCCTCGGACAAAGCATCCAGATTTATCCGTTTCTGTGACTCCTTTAATATCCCTATTGTAACTTTCCAAGATGTACCGGGTTATTTACCGGGAACGGATCAAGAGCATGGTGGTATTATTCGCCATGGTGCCAAACTATTGTATGCCTATTCTGAAGCTACTGTTCCTAAGATTACTGTCATTCTTAGAAAATCCTATGGTGGCTCTTACTTAGCCATGTGTTCTAAATCATTACAGGCAGATGTAGTTTATGCCTATCCCAGTGCCGAAATTGCTGTTATGGGACCTGAAGGGGCTGCAAATATAATTTTCAAAAAAGATATTGAAAACTCCGATGATCCAGAAAATACTCGACAAGAAAAGATTTCCGAATATCGGGAACAGTTTGCTAATCCTTATGTAGCTGCATCAAGAGGTAGGGTTGATGATATTATTGATCCAAAAGAAACCCGACCTAGATTAATCTATGCCCTAGAAACATTACAAACCAAGAGAGAGCAACGGCCATCTAAAAAACATGGAAATATCCCTGTTTAA
- a CDS encoding OadG family protein produces the protein MDMDTFDQGIQITIIGFSVVILSLVILSLVMAGFSRLINPQAIKPESKGDSPDEKTEGDSQDTLSRSKEGSETTVDSQQEMHQAEDDISPQVVAAISAAVSFAMADSSDHGFRITSIRPVKGTEDSRWKFVGRQEQLQASNKH, from the coding sequence ATGGATATGGATACTTTTGATCAAGGAATTCAAATCACTATTATAGGGTTTTCAGTGGTGATTTTATCACTGGTGATATTATCCCTCGTTATGGCCGGTTTCAGTAGACTTATAAATCCTCAGGCAATCAAACCTGAAAGTAAAGGGGACAGCCCTGATGAAAAAACAGAGGGAGATTCGCAAGATACCCTCTCTAGATCGAAGGAAGGCAGTGAAACTACTGTTGATTCACAACAAGAGATGCACCAAGCTGAAGATGATATTTCGCCCCAGGTAGTTGCAGCTATTTCAGCAGCTGTTTCTTTTGCCATGGCAGATAGCTCGGATCACGGTTTTCGTATCACCAGTATCCGGCCGGTAAAAGGAACTGAAGACTCTAGATGGAAATTTGTTGGTCGTCAGGAACAATTACAGGCCAGTAATAAACATTAA
- a CDS encoding biotin/lipoyl-containing protein gives MKKFRVNVEGNTYEVEVEEVTSQGTTSGAQDSRPAPSKPSQSTPEKSAKPSQVQSKPKETQTENKSQDSAPAGDGEAITAPIAGNVLDIKVNSGDEVDKGQVVMILEAMKMENEITADSPGKVKEVRVNKGATVNSGDTLIVLE, from the coding sequence ATGAAGAAGTTTCGAGTAAATGTTGAGGGTAATACTTATGAAGTTGAAGTGGAAGAAGTTACTTCCCAGGGAACAACTTCGGGCGCACAAGATAGTAGACCGGCGCCATCGAAACCTAGTCAAAGTACCCCTGAAAAATCTGCGAAACCAAGTCAAGTACAATCTAAACCAAAAGAAACTCAGACAGAAAATAAATCTCAAGATAGTGCTCCGGCTGGTGATGGTGAGGCTATTACAGCCCCAATAGCAGGTAATGTTCTTGATATAAAAGTTAATTCAGGAGACGAAGTAGATAAAGGTCAAGTAGTTATGATTTTGGAAGCAATGAAAATGGAAAACGAAATAACTGCAGACAGCCCAGGTAAAGTTAAAGAAGTTAGAGTCAACAAAGGGGCCACGGTGAATTCAGGCGACACTTTAATAGTGTTAGAGTAG
- a CDS encoding sodium ion-translocating decarboxylase subunit beta, with product MVFEQIGNFLETTAFYNVSFDQLIMIVIALFLLYLAIAKRYEPLLLVPISFGMLLVNIPQGDIMDPGGLLYYLYQPVDWGVYPPLIFLGVGAMTDFGPLIANPKTFLLGAAAQFGIFITFLGALGLGFTPQEAGSIGIIGGADGPTAIFLTSQLAPELLGSVAIAAYAYMALVPIIQPPIMKALTNEEERQIVMEQLRPVSKRERILFPIIVFILTSFLIPSAIPLLGMLMFGNLLKECGVTDRLSNAAQNELNNIVVIFLGLTVGATADAGSFLRLQTIGIIGLGLGAFAVGTAVGVLLGKLMCKLTGGKINPLIGSAGVSAVPMAARVSQSVGREANPNNFLLMHAMGPNVAGVIGSAIAAGLLLAML from the coding sequence GTGGTATTCGAGCAAATTGGAAATTTTTTAGAAACGACGGCCTTTTACAATGTCTCTTTTGATCAATTGATCATGATTGTTATTGCCTTATTTTTATTATACCTAGCTATTGCTAAAAGATATGAGCCCCTATTATTGGTACCTATCAGCTTCGGGATGTTACTAGTTAATATTCCACAAGGGGATATCATGGACCCGGGTGGATTATTGTATTATTTATATCAACCTGTTGATTGGGGAGTATATCCCCCCTTAATTTTCTTAGGTGTAGGGGCTATGACGGACTTTGGTCCTTTAATAGCTAATCCCAAAACCTTTTTACTAGGAGCTGCCGCCCAATTTGGAATTTTCATTACTTTCTTGGGTGCACTAGGGTTAGGCTTCACCCCTCAAGAGGCAGGTTCTATAGGAATTATCGGGGGAGCAGATGGTCCAACTGCTATTTTCTTAACAAGCCAATTGGCTCCTGAGTTATTGGGATCTGTTGCAATTGCCGCTTATGCATATATGGCCTTAGTACCAATAATCCAGCCACCCATAATGAAAGCTCTAACGAATGAAGAAGAACGACAAATAGTTATGGAACAGCTTAGACCAGTAAGCAAAAGAGAACGAATCTTATTTCCCATTATTGTGTTCATTTTGACTTCATTCTTGATTCCTTCAGCTATACCTTTACTTGGAATGTTAATGTTTGGTAATCTATTAAAAGAGTGTGGAGTTACTGATAGATTAAGTAATGCAGCTCAAAATGAATTAAACAACATAGTAGTCATTTTCTTAGGCCTAACTGTGGGAGCTACAGCAGATGCTGGTAGTTTTTTAAGGTTACAAACTATTGGTATAATAGGTCTGGGCTTAGGAGCTTTTGCAGTAGGAACTGCCGTTGGGGTATTACTTGGAAAATTAATGTGCAAGTTAACGGGAGGTAAAATTAATCCATTGATTGGCTCTGCAGGAGTGTCCGCTGTTCCCATGGCTGCACGAGTTTCACAAAGCGTGGGCAGAGAAGCCAATCCTAATAATTTCTTGTTAATGCATGCGATGGGACCTAATGTGGCTGGTGTTATCGGTTCAGCCATTGCCGCTGGTTTATTACTAGCCATGCTGTAA
- a CDS encoding VanW family protein — MFKKYYDNFDKKSKKLISIVIPVMIFFMFMMLGLGGYQQYRYQNTFIPGISIAGINISEKSHTQVKKLLEQELENMSDQKIILEHQENTWEYNFHELGMDWMVKASFDKALDNDELSFFEGIKLLLAEISQDQEIQLEHELDESKTKSIVSNLRDEIAQKPQDAEYQVNKYAQSVSIKPHQNGKEIDESKFISELNYLLEQISQDLRSFTDAEFVIEIPTTTVEPDTLTEELQELGIDTLISTFETHYDEDDEQRVTNIELASEKLDNKKLEPGEKLSFNEVVGPRTRERGYQEAPVIIDGELVDGLGGGICQVSTTLYNSVLKAGIIPIERSPHGIPVEYVSLGRDAAVAYDYLDLVFENHRDNGILISTLVDENRLRVDIYGSQESHDYTIRTEDYQEIHPDTIYFLKTDDGERVEISQEEKQELLDTNESDENVNENDYDNEENDLEETNTNNDDKEHIEDTNYEITELQRGRLGYQIEVWLLTYKNDEKVDKEHIATDIYPSRDEKYLIELEDSDQ; from the coding sequence ATGTTTAAAAAGTATTATGACAATTTTGACAAAAAGTCTAAAAAGCTTATCAGTATTGTAATCCCTGTTATGATATTTTTTATGTTCATGATGTTGGGCCTAGGAGGATATCAACAGTACAGATATCAAAACACTTTTATTCCCGGTATTTCAATTGCTGGGATTAATATAAGTGAAAAAAGTCATACTCAGGTAAAAAAATTGCTAGAACAAGAGCTTGAAAACATGTCTGATCAAAAGATTATTTTAGAACACCAAGAAAACACGTGGGAATACAATTTTCATGAACTCGGGATGGATTGGATGGTTAAAGCTTCCTTTGATAAAGCCCTTGATAATGATGAATTATCCTTTTTTGAAGGGATAAAGCTGCTGTTAGCTGAAATATCTCAAGATCAAGAAATCCAATTAGAACATGAACTTGATGAATCTAAAACAAAAAGTATTGTTAGTAATTTGAGAGACGAGATTGCTCAGAAACCTCAGGATGCTGAATATCAAGTCAATAAATATGCCCAGTCTGTTTCTATAAAACCCCATCAAAATGGAAAAGAAATCGATGAATCAAAATTTATATCTGAATTAAATTACTTACTCGAACAAATAAGCCAAGATCTAAGAAGCTTTACTGATGCTGAATTTGTTATAGAAATTCCAACTACCACTGTGGAACCCGACACACTAACAGAAGAATTACAGGAATTGGGGATTGATACCCTGATAAGTACCTTTGAAACACATTACGACGAAGATGATGAGCAAAGAGTCACTAATATTGAACTTGCTTCTGAAAAGCTGGATAACAAAAAACTAGAGCCAGGAGAAAAATTATCTTTTAATGAAGTCGTAGGTCCCAGAACGAGAGAAAGGGGCTATCAAGAAGCCCCTGTTATCATAGATGGTGAACTGGTTGATGGTTTAGGCGGAGGTATTTGTCAGGTTTCTACTACTTTGTACAATTCTGTTTTAAAGGCAGGTATAATTCCAATAGAAAGGTCTCCTCATGGCATACCAGTAGAATATGTTTCCCTGGGTAGAGATGCCGCAGTAGCATACGACTATCTTGACCTGGTGTTTGAAAATCACAGGGACAATGGAATTCTAATATCCACCCTGGTAGATGAAAACAGATTGAGGGTCGATATTTACGGAAGCCAAGAATCCCATGATTACACGATAAGAACGGAAGATTATCAAGAAATCCACCCGGATACCATCTATTTTTTAAAAACAGATGATGGTGAACGGGTGGAAATTAGTCAAGAAGAAAAACAGGAATTGTTGGATACCAATGAAAGTGATGAAAATGTGAATGAGAATGATTATGATAATGAAGAAAATGATCTTGAAGAAACCAACACAAATAATGATGACAAAGAACACATAGAAGATACTAACTACGAAATCACTGAACTTCAAAGGGGTAGACTTGGTTATCAGATAGAAGTCTGGTTACTAACATATAAAAACGATGAAAAAGTTGACAAAGAACATATAGCTACGGATATTTACCCATCAAGAGATGAAAAATACTTAATCGAATTAGAGGATTCTGATCAATAA